In Candidatus Omnitrophota bacterium, the genomic stretch GTTGAGGATATTATTTACAAAGCTTTAACCCGACATCTTTATGATTCGCGGGCTAAGCCGGGAAAATTCAAGAAAATTATTGGCTTAGAGAATGTCGATAAGGTTATCATCGTTGATCAGTCGCCAATTGGCAGGACTCCGCGTTCAAACCCGGCTACCTATGCCGGGGTCTATACTTATATTCGTGAGTTTTTCAGCAAGCTTCCCGAGGCAAAGATGAGGGGGTATAAGCTTTCTCGATTTAGCTTTAATGTTTCTGGTGGTCGCTGTGAGGCTTGCCGGGGAGAAGGAATAAAAAGAATCGAGATGCACTTTTTACCAAATGTTTATGTACCTTGCGAGGTTTGTGAAGGAAAACGTTTTAATACTCAGACTTTAGATGTGGCCTATAAAGGTAAAAATATATCGAATGTCTTGGAGATGAGTGTCGATGAGGCCTATGAACTTTTTTTTAATCTTCCACGGATCCGTAATATTTTACAAACTTTAAAAGATGTAGGTTTAGGCTATATTACCTTGGGTCAATCTGCCACCACACTTTCGGGAGGAGAGGCTCAAAGGATTAAGCTCGCCGCGCAACTAAGAAAAAAAGCAACCGGGAAAACCATATATATCCTTGATGAACCGACGACGGGCTTACATTTCGATGATGTCAAAAAGCTGCTTTCAGTATTGCAGCGTTTGGCTGATAAGAAAAATACAATTTTAATTATCGAACATAACTTGGATGTGGTAAAATGTGCTGATTATATTATTGATTTAGGGCCCCAGGGTGGAGAGTCCGGTGGGAATATAGTTGCTGTCGGTACACCGGAAGAAATAGCAGCTTGTAAAGCTTCCTATACCGGAAAGTTTTTAAAAGCTAAGTTATCTCTTAAATAGATAGTCTGATCGATTCGATTAAGAGTCAAATGCTAAACAGTGTTTACAAATTAAAACGTTTTTTATTGGGGATTTTTATTATCGGTCTAACTTTGTCTTCATTATTGATGGAGGTGAGTTTAGCCAAAGAGATTGAGGGTGAGCAATTTCGTACGGCGGCTAAGGCTTTTTCTGATCAATTCTACGATGCTTCACTTTCTTTATTTGAGAGATTCATTGGAGACTTTCCTGAAAGCCCCCTAACTATTAAAGCAAAACTATATCTAGCTAAGTGTCACTATTATAAGCAAGATTATCGAAAAGCTCTGAAGATTCTTTCTGATATCGAAACTGAGGTGAAGTCTGATGGTATTTCTGACGAGTTATTTTATTGGCTGGGTGTTATTAACTTCAAGGGAAGGGACTTTGATAAGGCGGTTAACTACACCAAAAGAGTTGTTGATAACTATCCGGACTCAGAGTTTAGGTGGCCGAGTTATTATTTATTAGGTCAGAGTTTTCAAGAAGGCGAAAACCCTAAGGCTGCAAAAAAGGTTTTTTCGGATATTGTTGAAAAGGCTACAGATAGCGAAATTGTTCAGGATGCTTACTTGCAGCTGTTTCCGATTTATCTAAAAGAGAAAAATCACTCTCAACTTATAGCCTTAGGAAGAGAATATTTTGAGAAATTTAGCCGGAGCCAAGAAATTGCAAAGGTTTATTTTTATCTTGCAGAAAACTACTATACTCAAGCTGAGTGGGATAAAGCTGAGGACTACTATCAGAGAGGATTGCGTGGTCATCCCGACCCAGAGCTTTTAGATTTAATTTATCAACGACTAGGGTTTACTTATATCGAGAAGGATAATAGTTTTGAAGCTAAGATTTCTATTGATCGAATAAAAGATAAAGAGTTGCGACTTTTTTCTCAAGGGGCTTATTACTTTAGGTCAAAAGATTTCATCCAAGCCTTAGAAACTTTTAACATGTTTATTCGTGACTATCCCCAGGGCGCACATATCCAAGAAGTTTATCTAAATAAGGCAGATGTTCTCTATGAGCTGGGAAGGTTAAATGATGCAGTCTATACATACAGATATATTTTGAATAATTCATCGAGATCAGATAACCTTGAGGTTATTAACAAGGCTCATTATGGTTTGGCTTGGAGCTATCTAAAGAGTGGTAAATTTAAAAAAGCAATTGAGGAGTTTAAGGATACTTTAGAATATGCTTCTAATCCAGTAGTTAAGGCAAGTTCACAAATTCATATTGCTGATGCTTACCAAGAAATGGGTAAATATGTAGAAGCTTTAAACATTTATAATGATATTTTAACAAATTACCCGAATACAATATACGCTGATTACATACAGTTCCAAATCGGCCTCACTTTTTTAAAAAAGAAAGACTTAGAAAAGGCCTTCATGGCTTTGAATAATCTTAAAAATAATTTTTCTTCGTCAAAACTTGTTCCGCAAGCCCAATACTATTTAGCTGTAGGATATTTTTCTCAAGAAGATTATTTTGAAGCTAAAAGTCTCCTCGAAGACTTTATTGACAAGTTTCCCAATGACGATCTTATCGCCAAGGCGTACTATCTTCAGGGTAAATGCTTTTTTAATGAAAAGGATTATCAAAGGGCTTTAAGGATATTTAAAGAAGTAGTAGCTAAATTCCACGATCGTGACATAGAGGAACTTAGCTATGTTGACTTGGGTATAACCTATTTACATCTATCTTTGAATGAAGCGGCCAAGAAAACATGGGTTCAGTTTTTAAAAAAATACCCCCAGTCAGAGCATCGAGCTTCAGTAATTCTATATTTAGGGGGTCTTTATGAAAAAGAAAGTAATTTTATTGAGGCCGAAAAGAAATATCGTCAGGTGTTGCGTGATTATCAGGACTCTTCTTGGGGGCAGGAAGCCAGGCTTGCCCTAGGCCATCTTTATTGGAACCGAGACGATTTGGAAACGGCTGAGGAGCATTTCAAAGCTTTAGCTAAGGAAAATGTTCCAGCAGCTTTAAAATCTAAGTTGTACCTAGCTAAAGTTTATAGCCAAGGCCAAAAGCATGAGGAGGCTTTAGCTATCTACGAGGAGCTGATTGATTCTAAGTCTCCGATAACAAAAATTGCTTTCTTTGAGAAAGCTTTTCTTCTTAAGGAGATGAAGCTTTACTCTGAGGCAATAGTGATGTTTAACCAAGCAATTGTTTTGGATGTTGACAGCCCAGA encodes the following:
- a CDS encoding tetratricopeptide repeat protein — translated: MLNSVYKLKRFLLGIFIIGLTLSSLLMEVSLAKEIEGEQFRTAAKAFSDQFYDASLSLFERFIGDFPESPLTIKAKLYLAKCHYYKQDYRKALKILSDIETEVKSDGISDELFYWLGVINFKGRDFDKAVNYTKRVVDNYPDSEFRWPSYYLLGQSFQEGENPKAAKKVFSDIVEKATDSEIVQDAYLQLFPIYLKEKNHSQLIALGREYFEKFSRSQEIAKVYFYLAENYYTQAEWDKAEDYYQRGLRGHPDPELLDLIYQRLGFTYIEKDNSFEAKISIDRIKDKELRLFSQGAYYFRSKDFIQALETFNMFIRDYPQGAHIQEVYLNKADVLYELGRLNDAVYTYRYILNNSSRSDNLEVINKAHYGLAWSYLKSGKFKKAIEEFKDTLEYASNPVVKASSQIHIADAYQEMGKYVEALNIYNDILTNYPNTIYADYIQFQIGLTFLKKKDLEKAFMALNNLKNNFSSSKLVPQAQYYLAVGYFSQEDYFEAKSLLEDFIDKFPNDDLIAKAYYLQGKCFFNEKDYQRALRIFKEVVAKFHDRDIEELSYVDLGITYLHLSLNEAAKKTWVQFLKKYPQSEHRASVILYLGGLYEKESNFIEAEKKYRQVLRDYQDSSWGQEARLALGHLYWNRDDLETAEEHFKALAKENVPAALKSKLYLAKVYSQGQKHEEALAIYEELIDSKSPITKIAFFEKAFLLKEMKLYSEAIVMFNQAIVLDVDSPELRFSLGICLEKTGKLKDAVEQYLKVIYNFPEDNDAAADPQDKGYRVKSFFRVARIYERDNNLEEAKKVYQKIIDLGIEESKIAQVRLEALKN